From Aedes albopictus strain Foshan chromosome 1, AalbF5, whole genome shotgun sequence, one genomic window encodes:
- the LOC134288297 gene encoding uncharacterized protein LOC134288297 produces MTIPRLELCAALLLAKLVAKVAPTLKLCFDGVKLWSDSKIVLAWINKPLDRLQVYVRNRVAQIKHLTDRYEWSYVNTLNNPADIVSRGIPPDLLKQCGGMDQHSSAQPTIESEPVFERFSSFTKLQRVLAQVVRFVRLVRTPKEQRMLSSALTVQDMRKAEIFIVRILQQSELHEEIQSIQRGDFPKRMANLQPFIDDEGLLRVGGRLQNSKLPFEAKHQLLLPRKHRVTEMLIRKYHEDRLHEGQSGLLAAIRQKFWLTNARSAIRKVIHGYVKCFRTKPRSIQPLMGVLPEARVTEHAPFELTFVYYAGPILVKEGKRKPKVVKAYISLFVCLSTKAIHLELVSDLTSDAFLAALDRFINRRGLVRKLFSDNGTNFVGALKELRHLRDMFNDQVERNKINDFLIGREVEWEFIPPRSPKFGGLWEAGVKIVKSHLTRTLGNTTLTFEQISTVLTHIEAIVNSRPLYSTSDDPNDPQPISPAHLMLGRPMEPVIKPSYLDAAACEAVRTLTSINASDSSSTTDAALTHSPEPTEPKLPALREIREAHHDPTQLTVRKRSGEDGKPDLSVGLGSTNGERAKKINKPYSISRVEIATMASVVMVIVIM; encoded by the exons ATGACCATACCTAGGTTGGAGCTGTGTGCTGCCTTACTACTCGCCAAGCTAGTTGCCAAGGTAGCTCCAACGCTGAAGCTGTGTTTCGATGGAGTCAAGTTGTGGTCGGACAGTAAAATAGTACTGGCCTGGATCAACAAACCCCTGGATCGGTTGCAGGTTTATGTTCGTAACCGTGTAGCTCAAATCAAGCATCTGACCGATCGTTACGAATGGAGTTACGTGAATACTTTGAATAACCCAGCTGACATTGTTTCACGGGGAATACCGCCAGACTTGCTGAAGCAGTGTGGTGGAATGGACCAACATTCCTCAGCACAACCGA CCATAGAGTCGGAGCCGGTCTTTGAACGGTTCAGCTCATTCACCAAATTGCAGCGAGTTCTGGCACAGGTGGTTCGATTCGTCCGACTAGTTCGAACCCCTAAGGAGCAGAGGATGCTATCCAGTGCCTTGACCGTTCAAGACATGCGAAAGGCCGAGATTTTCATCGTTAGAATTCTGCAGCAGAGTGAACTTCATGAGGAGATCCAGAGTATCCAGCGAGGCGATTTCCCGAAACGAATGGCCAACTTGCAGCCGTTTATCGACGACGAAGGATTACTACGAGTCGGAGGGCGCTTGCAAAACTCCAAGCTACCTTTCGAAGCCAAGCACCAGTTGCTGCTTCCTCGGAAACATCGTGTTACGGAAATGCTGATACGCAAATACCATGAGGACCGTCTACACGAGGGCCAATCCGGATTATTGGCCGCCATTCGGCAGAAATTTTGGTTGACGAATGCACGATCCGCTATACGTAAGGTGATCCACGGTTATGTTAAATGTTTCCGGACGAAGCCACGGAGCATCCAGCCTCTGATGGGTGTGCTCCCTGAAGCACGAGTCACCGAGCATGCGCCATTCGAGCTGACCTTCGTGTACTATGCCGGACCGATACTTGTGAAGGAAGGCAAACGCAAGCCGAAGGTAGTGAAGGCGTACATCTCACTATTCGTATGCCTGTCAACGAAAGCCATCCACCTCGAATTAGTATCCGACCTGACCTCTGATGCTTTCCTTGCCGCTCTCGACCGTTTCATCAATCGCCGCGGTCTTGTCCGCAAGCTATTTTCGGACAATGGGACCAATTTTGTTGGGGCTTTGAAGGAGCTTCGACATCTACGTGATATGTTCAACGACCAGGTGGAGCGGAACAAAATCAACGACTTCCTGATCGGCCGAGAAGTTGAATGGGAGTTTATTCCGCCGAGATCACCTAAGTTCGGAGGATTATGGGAGGCCGGAGTGAAGATAGTGAAGTCCCATCTCACCAGAACTCTCGGGAATACAACTCTAACATTCGAGCAAATCAGCACTGTGTTGACCCACATCGAAGCTATTGTCAACTCTCGACCGCTATATTCCACATCAGATGATCCCAACGACCCTCAACCGATATCGCCTGCACATCTAATGCTTGGTCGACCAATGGAACCGGTGATCAAGCCATCGTATTTGGAT GCAGCAGCATGCGAGGCTGTGCGGACACTGACATCAATCAACGCATCCGATTCGTCATCGACCACCGACGCGGCGCTcacacactcacccgagccgacggaacCGAAGCTACCTGCTctgcgagaga TCAGAGAAGCCCACCATGATCCAACTCAACTAACTGTGCGTAAGCGCAGTGGAGAGGATGGCAAACCGGATTTGTCCGTTGGGCTTGGATCAACCAATGGCGAACGAGCAAAGAAGATAAACAAACCCTACTCCATTTCCCGTGTGGAGATCGCGACGATGGCCTCAGTCGTAATGGTGATCGTCATCATGTGA